One genomic region from Bacillus sp. SLBN-46 encodes:
- a CDS encoding diacylglycerol kinase, which translates to MKRARLIYNPTSGRELIKRQLPEILMKLEAAGYEASCHATTGAGDATNAARIAVERQYDVVIAAGGDGTIHEVVNGLAEQEYRPKLGIIPAGTTNDFARALQIPRDIGAAVDIITKGELIPVDIGRINEKYFINIAGGGRLTELTYEVPSKLKTMLGQLAYYLKGMEMIPSIKSSHLKLEYDGKLFEGEAMMFLVGLTNSIGGFEKLAPDASINDGLFSLLILKKVNLAEFIRISTLAVRGEHVNDPNVIYTQANRIKVYSDDRVQLNLDGEFGGLLPAEFENLYRHLEVFVPLDHIRPLDRPTDWESGKRYS; encoded by the coding sequence ATGAAAAGAGCAAGACTAATTTATAATCCAACTTCAGGACGTGAATTGATTAAGCGTCAGTTGCCGGAGATACTGATGAAATTAGAGGCGGCTGGCTATGAAGCTTCTTGTCATGCCACAACCGGAGCAGGTGATGCAACGAATGCAGCACGAATTGCTGTTGAACGTCAATACGACGTAGTCATTGCTGCGGGTGGAGATGGAACTATTCATGAAGTGGTTAACGGCTTAGCTGAGCAGGAGTATCGTCCGAAATTAGGCATTATTCCAGCTGGAACAACAAATGATTTTGCCCGTGCGCTTCAAATTCCAAGGGATATTGGAGCCGCTGTCGACATAATCACAAAAGGGGAATTAATTCCCGTTGATATTGGTCGTATTAATGAAAAGTATTTTATAAATATCGCAGGTGGCGGAAGGCTTACTGAGCTTACATATGAGGTCCCTAGCAAATTAAAAACAATGCTTGGTCAGCTTGCCTACTACCTAAAAGGAATGGAAATGATTCCTTCAATTAAATCCTCGCATCTAAAGCTTGAATATGATGGGAAGCTTTTCGAAGGAGAAGCCATGATGTTCCTTGTTGGCTTGACGAATTCCATTGGAGGATTTGAAAAGCTTGCGCCTGATGCCTCGATCAATGATGGATTGTTTTCGTTGTTAATTTTGAAAAAAGTGAATTTGGCTGAGTTTATTCGGATCTCAACCTTAGCCGTTCGCGGTGAACATGTGAATGACCCCAATGTCATTTACACACAGGCAAATCGTATTAAAGTGTATTCCGATGACAGGGTGCAGTTAAATTTAGACGGTGAATTTGGCGGACTGCTACCAGCAGAGTTTGAAAATCTGTACCGTCATTTAGAAGTGTTTGTGCCACTTGACCATATTCGTCCGCTCGACAGACCGACAGATTGGGAGTCGGGTAAAAGATATAGCTAA
- a CDS encoding LPXTG cell wall anchor domain-containing protein translates to MSKWRNRITGVVLIGAGIGFLFRKRKEEEV, encoded by the coding sequence ATGAGTAAGTGGAGAAATAGGATAACAGGGGTGGTCCTAATCGGAGCCGGAATTGGGTTCCTTTTTAGAAAAAGAAAGGAGGAAGAGGTATGA
- a CDS encoding sigma-70 family RNA polymerase sigma factor, giving the protein MLEGNEHAFRLLVEKYRNDVFRTVFAVLRDQKEAEDAAQEVFIKVYTSLSQYENQGFKTWMTRIALNHAIDVKRKQARRREEVVDALEQQALGTPRDSIEKEIIENDQRKLVRKRLDELPENYREVIYGFYIAEKSYQQIAEEQKVQVKTIETKLYRARSWMKKNWKEDDFS; this is encoded by the coding sequence GTGCTGGAAGGCAATGAACATGCCTTTCGTCTTTTGGTTGAGAAGTACCGCAATGACGTGTTCCGGACTGTCTTTGCTGTTCTTCGTGACCAAAAGGAAGCAGAAGATGCCGCACAAGAAGTGTTTATTAAAGTTTATACCTCTCTCTCCCAATATGAAAATCAAGGATTTAAAACGTGGATGACACGAATTGCTCTCAATCATGCAATAGATGTAAAACGAAAACAGGCTAGAAGAAGAGAGGAAGTTGTGGATGCCCTCGAGCAGCAGGCGTTAGGGACACCGAGGGATAGTATAGAAAAAGAAATCATTGAAAATGATCAACGCAAACTTGTTAGGAAAAGGCTTGATGAGTTGCCTGAGAATTACCGCGAAGTCATTTATGGATTTTACATAGCTGAAAAAAGCTATCAACAAATAGCTGAGGAACAAAAAGTACAGGTGAAGACGATTGAAACGAAGCTGTACCGAGCCCGAAGTTGGATGAAAAAGAATTGGAAGGAGGACGATTTTTCATGA
- a CDS encoding methyltransferase domain-containing protein — translation MSKIDFGQVANSYARSREDIPVTLMESLQLRNIFFDGKTIADLGSGTGVLARKMAMRKANVVGIEPSKELIKQAVLLNQMKNFNIPYQLGTAEATGLEDSQFDIVTVMRAWHWFDRAKAIQEIKRILKVKGTLIIIDSGFLSGPAVVENTFKVIEKYVVGGLTPAGSKADSKMRINGFPVEWFEEWKKEGFEIRDFYKLNYTVSFSKEEWMERVESISWVAGLDESVRKEALKELTDSLPASGSFEIPHDCNVCILRLV, via the coding sequence ATGAGTAAAATTGATTTTGGCCAAGTTGCTAATAGCTATGCCCGATCAAGAGAAGATATTCCCGTCACTTTAATGGAAAGCTTGCAGCTGCGAAATATTTTTTTTGATGGAAAAACGATCGCTGACCTAGGTTCAGGTACAGGTGTACTTGCAAGAAAAATGGCGATGAGAAAAGCAAATGTAGTTGGTATTGAACCATCAAAGGAATTGATCAAACAGGCTGTTTTATTGAATCAAATGAAGAATTTTAACATTCCCTATCAACTGGGAACAGCGGAAGCTACGGGTTTAGAAGATTCTCAGTTTGATATTGTCACGGTAATGAGAGCGTGGCACTGGTTCGATCGTGCGAAGGCTATCCAGGAAATCAAAAGGATTTTAAAAGTAAAAGGGACGTTAATTATCATCGATTCTGGATTTCTCTCAGGGCCGGCTGTGGTGGAAAATACTTTTAAGGTTATTGAAAAATACGTAGTGGGCGGTTTAACACCGGCTGGTTCAAAAGCGGACTCAAAAATGCGAATTAATGGCTTTCCAGTTGAGTGGTTTGAAGAGTGGAAGAAGGAAGGGTTTGAAATTAGAGACTTCTACAAGCTAAATTATACCGTTAGCTTTTCGAAAGAGGAATGGATGGAACGAGTAGAGTCGATTTCCTGGGTAGCGGGGTTAGACGAATCGGTTCGAAAGGAAGCATTAAAGGAATTAACGGACTCGTTACCGGCGAGCGGATCCTTTGAGATTCCTCATGACTGTAATGTTTGTATCTTACGATTAGTATAA
- the plsY gene encoding glycerol-3-phosphate 1-O-acyltransferase PlsY → MVWLLLLASYLIGSIPTALIVGRLIFGVDIRELGSKNPGATNTLRVLGKKSAIFVLLIDLAKGALATYLPIHFQVDVDPIYFGLLAVVGHCFPIFAGFRGGKAIATTAGALLIANLPLLVVAYLSFFAIIFLTKYVFFGSISVGLSMLAYSFYSPELDLELIFLFFSFFLIYLHRSNIRNFILGIEPKINDKNLSKDRIPPKGGGNFKL, encoded by the coding sequence ATGGTTTGGTTATTGCTTCTTGCTTCTTATTTAATTGGAAGTATTCCCACTGCTTTGATTGTGGGCAGACTAATCTTTGGTGTCGATATCCGGGAACTTGGAAGTAAAAATCCGGGAGCAACAAATACGTTACGGGTTCTTGGAAAAAAGTCTGCTATTTTCGTCCTTCTGATCGACCTTGCAAAGGGTGCTTTAGCAACTTATCTGCCTATCCATTTTCAAGTGGATGTAGACCCCATCTATTTTGGATTACTCGCTGTGGTTGGCCATTGCTTTCCCATTTTTGCAGGGTTTAGAGGCGGCAAAGCTATTGCCACAACTGCTGGAGCATTATTAATAGCCAATCTCCCATTGTTGGTCGTTGCCTATCTTTCCTTTTTTGCCATTATTTTTTTAACCAAGTATGTGTTTTTCGGATCGATTTCTGTTGGATTAAGCATGCTTGCCTATTCCTTTTATTCACCTGAATTAGATTTAGAACTCATCTTTTTATTCTTTTCATTCTTTTTAATTTATCTACACCGATCCAATATCCGTAATTTTATTCTTGGGATCGAACCAAAGATTAATGATAAAAATTTAAGTAAAGATCGCATTCCCCCAAAGGGCGGCGGCAATTTTAAACTATAA
- a CDS encoding thioredoxin family protein — MGLNVWFQKGMTVGEYINAMTSNKEEMLSIYEHFTLSAEDSKRLEELREKRLRVIVISEDWCGDALLNNPILLKIAETIGMEVRFVLRDQNLELMDQYLTNGTSRAIPIFIFIDQEGNEVGVWGPRAPEMQALVEKERAALPEKDAVDFQERQMEMYKRLRTSYQQDPAIWQTVASSIIATILK; from the coding sequence ATGGGTTTAAACGTTTGGTTTCAAAAAGGAATGACAGTGGGTGAATATATAAATGCAATGACTAGTAATAAAGAAGAGATGCTATCCATTTATGAGCATTTCACCCTATCTGCTGAAGACAGCAAGAGGCTTGAGGAATTAAGGGAGAAGCGGTTACGAGTCATCGTTATATCAGAGGATTGGTGTGGGGATGCGCTCTTAAACAATCCGATTTTACTCAAAATTGCTGAAACCATCGGGATGGAGGTTCGGTTTGTTCTCAGAGACCAAAATTTAGAGTTAATGGACCAATACTTAACAAATGGCACATCAAGGGCCATTCCCATTTTCATTTTTATCGATCAAGAGGGAAATGAAGTGGGGGTTTGGGGTCCAAGGGCACCAGAAATGCAGGCACTTGTGGAAAAGGAACGTGCAGCCCTGCCTGAAAAGGATGCAGTTGATTTTCAGGAAAGACAAATGGAAATGTATAAGCGCTTGAGAACATCTTATCAGCAGGACCCAGCCATTTGGCAAACAGTAGCAAGCAGCATAATAGCTACAATATTAAAATAA
- the putP gene encoding sodium/proline symporter PutP, with protein sequence MSNETLQLVSIGIYIAMMLFIGWYSYRKTSNLTDYMLGGRSLGPAVTALSAGAADMSGWLLMGLPGGIYVSGLADAWIAVGLTIGAYLNWLLVAPRLRSYTQVANDSITIPSYLENRFKDKTKLLRIVSGIVILIFFTFYVSSGMVSGAVFFESSFGTGYHTGLYIVGGVVVAYTLFGGFLAVSYTDFIQGLMMLIALLLVPAIGIFKTGGPVETFDTIRAIDPALLDLFKGTTFIGIVSAMAWGLGYFGQPHIIVRFMAIKTIKETKSARRIGMGWMIISLIGTILTGFIGLAFFHNNADFSLKNPEAVFISLSQIFFHPLFAGFALAAILAAIMSTISSQLIVTSSALVEDLYKVVMNKNAKDKQLVFLGRMAVLLVAVVAAALAFQQNNTILDLVAYAWAGFGASFGPIILLSLFWKKTTNWGALFGMIVGAVTVIVWKNADLGKVIFGESLYEIVPGFVLNLIVAYIVSLLTYKKNDEIEKEFTESVRLLKQE encoded by the coding sequence ATGTCAAACGAAACACTACAATTAGTTTCGATTGGAATCTACATCGCCATGATGCTATTCATCGGTTGGTATTCTTATCGAAAAACTAGCAATCTGACGGACTACATGCTCGGGGGAAGGTCTTTAGGACCTGCAGTAACCGCCTTGAGTGCTGGCGCTGCTGATATGAGTGGATGGCTATTAATGGGCTTACCTGGCGGAATTTATGTAAGCGGTTTAGCGGACGCTTGGATCGCTGTCGGTTTAACAATTGGAGCCTATTTAAACTGGTTATTGGTAGCACCTCGTCTGCGCTCCTATACGCAGGTAGCCAATGACTCTATTACAATTCCAAGTTATTTAGAAAATCGTTTTAAAGACAAAACGAAACTACTCCGCATTGTATCAGGTATCGTTATACTTATTTTCTTTACTTTCTATGTGTCTTCAGGAATGGTTTCGGGAGCAGTATTTTTTGAAAGTTCATTTGGAACAGGCTACCATACAGGTCTATATATCGTTGGCGGCGTTGTTGTTGCCTACACTTTATTTGGTGGATTCCTGGCAGTAAGTTATACAGACTTTATTCAAGGATTAATGATGCTGATTGCGTTACTTTTAGTTCCTGCGATCGGTATTTTTAAAACAGGGGGGCCTGTTGAAACATTTGATACGATTCGTGCCATTGACCCTGCCTTACTAGATTTATTTAAAGGAACTACTTTTATTGGAATTGTATCTGCAATGGCTTGGGGCCTTGGATACTTTGGACAGCCACATATCATCGTTCGCTTTATGGCCATTAAAACAATCAAGGAAACAAAAAGTGCCCGTCGCATCGGAATGGGCTGGATGATTATTTCTTTAATTGGTACCATTCTGACTGGATTTATCGGCCTGGCATTCTTCCATAATAATGCTGATTTTTCATTAAAAAATCCAGAAGCTGTCTTTATTTCGTTAAGTCAAATCTTCTTCCATCCTTTATTTGCAGGATTTGCATTGGCCGCTATTCTTGCCGCCATCATGAGCACGATCTCTTCTCAGTTGATCGTAACCTCAAGTGCACTTGTTGAAGATTTATATAAAGTAGTAATGAACAAAAACGCAAAGGATAAACAATTAGTTTTCTTAGGCAGAATGGCTGTTCTACTTGTTGCTGTTGTTGCAGCTGCACTTGCTTTCCAGCAAAACAACACAATTTTAGACCTTGTTGCCTATGCGTGGGCAGGTTTCGGAGCATCATTTGGTCCTATCATTCTATTAAGCTTATTCTGGAAAAAGACAACCAACTGGGGAGCCCTGTTCGGAATGATTGTCGGTGCTGTTACCGTTATCGTTTGGAAAAATGCGGACCTTGGTAAAGTTATTTTCGGCGAATCGCTTTATGAAATCGTTCCAGGCTTCGTACTTAACCTAATTGTGGCTTACATTGTCAGCTTACTCACTTATAAGAAAAATGATGAAATCGAAAAAGAGTTCACTGAAAGTGTTCGCTTACTAAAACAAGAATAG
- a CDS encoding DUF1697 domain-containing protein, with amino-acid sequence MTIYIALLRGINVGGHNIIKMAELRQLLESMGLGKVKTYIQSGNVLFESEEGATQLTQRIEEEIRTTFGFPVPVILRTAEELDQMIKDCPYSLDSLNEGESVQLAFLADEPPKEKIDYLQGFKSELDECQIVGKDVYLLFRQSIRDSKLATQLPKLGVPATVRNWKTVLKLEALAKELAI; translated from the coding sequence GTGACAATATATATTGCGCTATTAAGAGGAATTAATGTAGGCGGTCATAATATTATTAAAATGGCTGAATTAAGACAGCTGCTTGAAAGCATGGGTCTGGGTAAGGTGAAGACCTATATTCAAAGTGGAAATGTTTTGTTTGAATCGGAAGAGGGGGCAACACAACTCACTCAACGAATAGAAGAGGAAATCAGAACTACCTTTGGTTTTCCTGTTCCCGTTATCTTAAGAACTGCTGAAGAACTGGATCAAATGATAAAGGATTGCCCTTACTCGCTAGATTCGTTAAATGAAGGGGAAAGCGTTCAACTCGCCTTTTTAGCAGATGAACCTCCCAAGGAGAAAATCGACTATTTGCAAGGTTTTAAAAGTGAACTCGATGAATGCCAAATTGTTGGGAAGGATGTTTATTTACTTTTCCGCCAAAGCATCCGCGATTCGAAGCTGGCTACTCAGCTGCCAAAGCTAGGGGTTCCTGCAACAGTACGGAACTGGAAAACGGTGCTTAAGCTGGAAGCATTAGCAAAAGAGTTGGCTATATGA
- a CDS encoding VOC family protein: MIPQRVSLITIGAFNLPALRSFYQKLSWAETSISSDNYAVFKTAGVLLSLFPIEELAKDANIEITHSTESFRGVTFAINVNEPGQVDSVTEEIRKAGGKIVREPSDAFWGGRTAYFADPENNLWEVAWNPTSVFDERGAMISF, translated from the coding sequence ATGATTCCACAAAGGGTAAGTTTAATTACAATTGGTGCTTTTAATTTACCAGCACTTCGATCTTTTTATCAAAAGTTAAGCTGGGCAGAAACTAGTATTAGCTCAGATAACTATGCTGTCTTTAAAACAGCAGGTGTTCTGCTTTCCTTGTTCCCAATTGAGGAGTTGGCAAAGGATGCGAATATTGAAATCACACATTCGACCGAATCCTTTCGAGGTGTGACTTTCGCTATTAACGTGAACGAGCCAGGACAGGTTGATTCAGTTACGGAGGAAATTCGCAAAGCTGGCGGAAAAATCGTAAGAGAGCCTAGTGATGCTTTTTGGGGCGGTCGGACAGCCTATTTTGCCGATCCAGAAAATAATCTTTGGGAAGTGGCTTGGAATCCTACCTCTGTATTCGATGAACGCGGGGCAATGATTTCATTCTAA
- the gatB gene encoding Asp-tRNA(Asn)/Glu-tRNA(Gln) amidotransferase subunit GatB, whose protein sequence is MEFETVIGLEVHVELKTESKIFSASPNHFGAEPNSNTSVIDLGYPGVLPVLNKKAVEFGMKAAMALNCEVATHTKFDRKNYFYPDNPKAYQISQFDKPIGEHGWIEIEVNGYTKKIGITRIHLEEDAGKLNHEKGYSLCDYNRQGTPLVEIVSEPDIRTPDEAYAYLEKLKSIIQYTGVSDCKMEEGSLRCDANISIRPVGQEEFGTKTELKNLNSFNFVRKGLEYEEKRQREVVSSGGKIDQETRRFDEATGATLLMRVKEGSDDYRYFPEPDLLDLYIDEDWKARIRAEIPELPDQRQKRYIEELGLPVYDAKVLTVTKEMADFFEATVTGGADAKLASNWIMGDVSAYLNAEGKELDQVALTPEGLASMIKLIENGTISSKIAKTVFKELIENGGDAEQIVKDKGLVQISDEGTLLKIIAEVLDANPKSVEDFKDGKSKAVGFLVGQLMKATKGQANPQMVNQLLQQELQKR, encoded by the coding sequence ATGGAATTTGAAACAGTCATTGGACTTGAAGTCCATGTAGAGTTAAAAACGGAATCAAAAATTTTCTCAGCAAGCCCAAACCACTTTGGTGCTGAGCCAAATTCAAATACAAGTGTCATTGATCTTGGCTATCCTGGAGTTCTTCCTGTCTTAAATAAAAAGGCAGTTGAATTCGGTATGAAGGCAGCTATGGCCTTGAATTGTGAGGTAGCTACTCACACGAAGTTTGACCGAAAGAACTATTTTTACCCAGACAATCCGAAAGCCTACCAAATTTCCCAATTTGATAAACCAATTGGCGAGCATGGCTGGATTGAAATCGAGGTAAACGGCTATACGAAAAAGATTGGTATTACGAGAATCCACTTGGAAGAGGATGCAGGTAAGCTCAACCATGAAAAAGGCTATTCACTTTGCGATTATAATCGCCAGGGAACACCGCTGGTAGAAATCGTTTCCGAGCCGGATATCCGTACTCCTGATGAAGCGTATGCCTATCTAGAAAAACTGAAATCCATTATTCAATACACAGGTGTTTCCGACTGTAAAATGGAAGAAGGCTCACTCCGTTGTGATGCGAATATCTCCATTCGTCCTGTGGGCCAAGAGGAATTCGGAACAAAGACGGAATTGAAGAACTTAAACTCATTCAATTTTGTTCGTAAAGGGCTTGAATATGAAGAAAAGCGTCAGCGAGAAGTGGTTTCCTCAGGTGGAAAAATTGATCAGGAAACACGCCGTTTTGATGAGGCAACAGGCGCAACCCTTCTCATGCGTGTAAAAGAAGGCTCAGATGATTATCGTTACTTCCCAGAGCCGGACTTACTTGATTTATATATTGATGAGGACTGGAAGGCACGAATCCGTGCTGAGATCCCGGAACTGCCAGACCAGCGTCAGAAACGATATATAGAAGAACTAGGTCTTCCTGTTTACGATGCCAAGGTATTAACAGTGACGAAAGAAATGGCTGATTTCTTTGAGGCAACTGTAACTGGTGGGGCAGATGCCAAGCTTGCGTCGAACTGGATAATGGGAGATGTCTCCGCCTACCTGAATGCAGAAGGGAAAGAACTTGATCAAGTTGCGTTAACTCCAGAAGGGTTAGCGAGTATGATTAAGCTGATTGAAAATGGTACGATTTCTTCTAAAATCGCCAAAACTGTCTTTAAAGAGTTAATTGAAAACGGTGGCGATGCGGAGCAAATCGTAAAGGACAAAGGGCTTGTGCAAATTTCCGATGAGGGCACTCTTCTAAAGATTATTGCAGAAGTACTTGATGCCAATCCTAAATCAGTAGAGGATTTCAAGGATGGAAAAAGCAAAGCAGTTGGCTTTCTTGTTGGTCAGCTGATGAAAGCAACAAAAGGACAGGCCAACCCACAAATGGTCAACCAATTATTGCAGCAGGAATTGCAAAAAAGATAA
- the gatA gene encoding Asp-tRNA(Asn)/Glu-tRNA(Gln) amidotransferase subunit GatA translates to MSLFDYKVSDLHELLHKKELKVSDLVNESFTRIGQVEDKVQAFLTLDEERARATAKMLDDKLNSGAEKGLLFGMPIGLKDNMVTKGLRTTCASKILENFDPIYDATVVQKLQQVETVTIGKLNMDEFAMGSSNENSYYKKTRNPWNLDTVPGGSSGGSAASVASGEVLFSLGSDTGGSIRQPASFCGVVGMKPTYGRVSRFGLVAFASSLDQIGPITRTVEDNAYLLQAISGLDPMDSTSANVNVPNFAASLTGDVKGLKIAVPKEYLGEGVSESVRQSVLDALKVLEGLGAVWEEVSLPHSKYALATYYLLSSSEASANLARFDGVRYGYRAQDAESLIDLYKKTRAEGFGDEVKRRIMLGTFALSSGYYDAYYKKAQQVRTLIKKDFEDVFANYDVIIGPTTPTPAFKIGENIDDPLTMYVNDILTIPVNLAGVPGISVPCGFDAGLPLGLQIIGKHFDEATIYRVAHAFEQATNFHKQKPEL, encoded by the coding sequence GTGAGTTTATTTGATTATAAAGTTTCAGATTTACATGAGCTTTTACATAAAAAAGAACTAAAAGTTTCCGACCTCGTCAATGAATCGTTCACACGAATTGGCCAAGTGGAGGACAAGGTACAAGCCTTTTTAACATTGGACGAAGAGCGGGCAAGAGCAACCGCCAAAATGCTGGATGATAAACTAAACTCCGGAGCCGAAAAAGGGCTGCTTTTTGGCATGCCAATCGGTTTAAAAGATAACATGGTGACAAAAGGACTTCGAACCACTTGTGCGAGTAAAATACTAGAAAACTTTGATCCTATCTATGATGCGACTGTTGTTCAAAAGCTGCAGCAAGTGGAAACTGTGACGATTGGTAAATTAAACATGGACGAGTTTGCCATGGGTTCCTCGAACGAAAACTCTTACTACAAAAAAACACGCAATCCATGGAATCTTGATACGGTTCCAGGAGGATCATCAGGTGGTTCAGCGGCATCGGTCGCTTCCGGAGAGGTCCTCTTTTCGCTAGGATCTGATACAGGTGGTTCCATCCGCCAGCCTGCATCTTTTTGTGGTGTAGTTGGAATGAAACCAACCTATGGACGTGTGTCCCGATTTGGTCTTGTAGCATTTGCCTCTTCACTTGACCAAATTGGACCAATTACAAGAACGGTGGAAGACAATGCCTATCTTCTACAAGCAATTTCTGGGTTAGACCCAATGGACTCTACTTCAGCAAATGTGAACGTACCAAACTTTGCTGCGTCCTTAACAGGTGACGTGAAGGGTCTGAAAATTGCTGTTCCAAAAGAATACCTCGGTGAAGGTGTAAGCGAATCTGTTCGTCAATCGGTACTGGATGCGTTAAAGGTGCTTGAAGGTCTTGGGGCTGTTTGGGAAGAGGTTTCACTTCCACATTCCAAATACGCACTTGCAACCTATTATTTGCTCTCATCTTCTGAAGCATCAGCGAACCTTGCCCGATTTGATGGTGTTCGTTATGGTTATCGTGCACAGGATGCAGAAAGCTTAATCGATTTATATAAAAAGACGCGGGCAGAAGGATTTGGTGATGAAGTCAAACGCCGGATCATGCTAGGAACGTTTGCGTTAAGCTCAGGTTATTATGATGCGTATTATAAAAAGGCGCAGCAGGTTCGAACCCTCATCAAGAAGGATTTTGAAGATGTGTTTGCAAACTATGATGTCATTATTGGACCAACTACACCAACGCCTGCTTTTAAAATTGGTGAAAATATCGACGACCCACTAACGATGTATGTGAACGACATTTTAACCATTCCGGTTAACCTTGCGGGTGTTCCAGGTATCTCCGTTCCATGTGGATTTGATGCCGGTCTGCCTTTAGGCTTACAAATCATCGGTAAGCATTTTGATGAAGCTACTATTTACCGTGTTGCCCATGCATTTGAGCAAGCAACAAACTTTCATAAACAGAAGCCAGAATTGTAG
- the gatC gene encoding Asp-tRNA(Asn)/Glu-tRNA(Gln) amidotransferase subunit GatC translates to MSRISNEQVKHVANLARLAITEEEAEKFTKQLDAIISFAEQLNEIDTTNVEPTYHVLDMKNVLREDVSQPGLPREEVLKNAPEHQDGQIKVPSILGE, encoded by the coding sequence ATGTCACGAATTTCAAATGAGCAAGTGAAACATGTGGCGAACCTGGCACGGTTAGCGATCACAGAGGAAGAAGCGGAAAAGTTTACAAAACAGTTGGATGCCATTATTTCTTTTGCAGAACAGCTGAATGAAATAGATACAACAAATGTGGAGCCAACTTACCATGTGCTTGATATGAAAAATGTATTGCGTGAGGATGTTTCACAACCAGGACTGCCGCGTGAAGAGGTGCTAAAAAATGCACCAGAACATCAAGATGGGCAGATTAAGGTGCCATCGATTTTGGGAGAGTAA
- a CDS encoding lysozyme family protein: MKKRRRKKFKTFFVLFLVFCALAMFQNYFQKPISTPIDENDPFADVKKYSPLIQQELAKYHLESQTHVLVALMQQESHGKGGDPMQASESAGLARNSITDPKQSIQVGVKHFQRVFTYGNQKKVDFPTIIQAYNMGIGYVDYVAQHGGKHSEELAKQFSLLQVKKKPTLYTCGGNKNNFRYPYCYGDFTYSTKVTKNIQLLADSIPVSGSESEKPTSGSF; the protein is encoded by the coding sequence ATGAAGAAGCGAAGACGGAAGAAGTTTAAAACCTTTTTCGTACTATTTTTAGTTTTTTGCGCCTTAGCAATGTTTCAAAATTATTTTCAAAAACCAATTTCAACACCTATAGATGAAAACGATCCATTTGCTGATGTAAAAAAATATAGTCCCTTAATCCAACAAGAATTAGCAAAATATCATCTTGAAAGCCAGACCCACGTTCTTGTTGCTCTCATGCAGCAGGAAAGCCATGGGAAGGGCGGGGATCCGATGCAGGCCTCTGAATCAGCTGGTTTAGCCAGAAACTCGATTACCGACCCGAAGCAAAGTATTCAAGTCGGAGTGAAGCATTTTCAACGGGTATTCACTTATGGCAACCAGAAAAAAGTAGATTTCCCTACTATTATACAGGCCTACAATATGGGGATCGGGTATGTGGATTATGTGGCGCAGCACGGTGGCAAACACAGTGAAGAGTTAGCAAAACAATTTTCTCTTCTTCAAGTAAAAAAGAAGCCAACTCTTTATACATGCGGTGGGAATAAGAATAATTTCCGTTACCCTTACTGCTATGGCGATTTTACCTATAGCACAAAGGTTACAAAAAATATTCAATTATTGGCTGATAGTATTCCAGTTTCCGGATCGGAAAGCGAAAAACCAACCAGTGGATCTTTTTAA
- a CDS encoding VanZ family protein, whose amino-acid sequence MKIIFKLLLIIILCLYLAVLTKLILFKYIPLTEIIHHFNFTYDEYHWRSNNFVPFKTIFFYLYIADVNLNIRIENLAGNVIGFIPFGFILPLLLKRFQRLSAVMLASFCMSLTFEMLQLLFEFGSFDVDDLILNTFGGMLGYIPAKLLLRIIHLRKKTNR is encoded by the coding sequence ATGAAAATTATCTTTAAGCTATTATTAATAATTATACTTTGTCTATATTTAGCCGTCCTAACGAAATTAATATTATTTAAATATATCCCTTTAACAGAAATCATTCATCATTTCAATTTCACTTATGACGAATATCATTGGCGTTCAAATAATTTTGTCCCGTTTAAAACGATCTTTTTTTATCTCTACATAGCAGATGTTAACTTGAATATTCGTATTGAGAACTTAGCAGGGAATGTAATTGGTTTTATCCCGTTCGGTTTTATCTTACCATTGCTGTTGAAAAGGTTTCAAAGACTTAGCGCTGTGATGCTTGCTTCCTTTTGCATGAGTTTGACCTTCGAGATGCTACAATTATTATTTGAGTTTGGCAGCTTCGATGTAGATGACCTGATTTTAAATACATTTGGCGGAATGCTGGGGTACATACCAGCTAAACTTCTCTTGCGTATTATACATTTAAGAAAAAAAACCAACCGATGA